The Numenius arquata chromosome 6, bNumArq3.hap1.1, whole genome shotgun sequence sequence tcaatatgcaaatatgacttgAGGTCAACCATCTTACCCCCGTAAATAGtcaacagcccaagagccctttgagctctccggCGGCAACGGTCTACCTTGAGTAGGGATGCCCCTCAAGATTACTTGAGTAACCGGGGCTGGGCACAGGCCTTGCTGCCTCCACGCTGCCtcggcccctctcctccctgcccccagcttcccatccctgctccccctgcccccagctctctccctccatccctccctcccagccccactgaaccccttctctccctcctcctgcaggctATGGCTGCAACAATGGTCCGCGCCTTGCTTGTGCTGAGCGTCTTCCAGCTCCTGTCGATGGCCggcaatgatctggatgaggccACGCGCGAGCGCATGCGGCTCCGTGCTGAGGAGACGACTCAGCTCCGGCTTCTGCAGCTGAGaagccaggagcagagcagctctgcctggggagcccTGCTCTTCGCTGccttgcagcagtggcagttctgGGCGGTCGCTGGAGTCCTAGTTCTGACCTTTGGGCTCTGCTGGCGGCTCAGGAAAAGGAGCCATCAGCCAGAGAGCAGCTGTGAAGAGGAGAGCTccggcagcagcacagaggatgaggaggaagaaagcGAAGGAGAGGACTCTGATGACGAGGGGCGCCTGGTCAAGATTTTTGCAAAGCGCATCCGTGGGGCATTGCTGAGCACGGCCTCCAAGTGCCGGGTGGCGGAAGACCTGGTGAGCGACCTCCTTGGTGTCTTCCAAGCGCGCTTGGCCAACAGTTTCTTCCCGGTGCTGGGGCCAGCCATCGGGGTGGGCAGCGCCTTTGAAGGTTGGAATCCCCATGGGCGTGATGCGGTCTACCGCCTGCTTGTGCCCCTGAAGCCCCCCCGTGGACACAGcttccagctggagctgggcactgcgGAGGAGATGCCGGCAAAGAACTGCGTCCGTGTTCAGCTGGAGTGCACCTGCATGAAGGACCAACGTGTGGAGAACATGCTCTGCTTCGTCCACCAGCCCGAGGAGGCGCTGAGCAGAAATCAGGATTCCAGCCTCCTAAGCAGCCTCTGCACCGGCTTCTACCTTGACGCGCAGAAAATTGCCTGCTGGTTCCAGACCTTGGTGAGCTCAGCCTGGGGGGAGATGCCTCAGTGGCATCACTACAGTATGAAGGTGCTGACTTCCTGCCGCTCCTGCAAGCTGCAGCTGACGAACACCTCCGAGGGATCCCTCGTTGTTGAGGTGATGTTTGGGGTGCAGCAAGGCGACTCGGACATCTTCCTGAGCAGCCAGGCTACAGAGGCCATCTTCACCCCAGGCACAACATGGGCAGAGAGCTATGCTATGGCGGAGGCAAAGTTCTTCAGGCATATGGTCAAGCAGGCCCCGCAGGACACCTTCCACCTCAAATGCCTGCAGCTCTGTGCCAGTATCCTGGTGGGCAGAAGCTTTTCCACCTATACCTTGAAGACCGTTGTGATGCACCTCCTGAACTCCATGCCCCCGGCaaactggagaaggaaggaattcCTGTTGCGGCTGCAGGATATCATGTGGTACCTGCACAGCTCCTTGGAGGAGAAACGCCTCGACCACTTCTTCTTTGGCAATGCCAAAGAAGGACATGCCGGAGGACATCATCTTGCCCCCATCCTTCAGGCGGCTAAGCCactcaacctcttccagtgcctggtgCAGGATCCAGCTGCCCACGCCACGGCACTGCGTGAGCTTGAGGAACTGCAAGATCGGCTCACAAGACTGCTCTTCTATGGAGTCTGAAAGAGGTCTTCATGGACAGAGCCGTGCCTGCGTCCCCTCGGCTGCCCCACGTCTTCAAGAGAGTCCATTCCTTCTGGGAGCTTCACTCTGTGCAAAGTTGTCAAtaaagtgtgtgtgtttgaacAAAAGCTGCATCTCTGAGTGTGTGTGCATCAGTTGTGTGGGGAACGCGGGCACAGGGTGCTGACTGCTCAGCTGCCCCAGAGTCGGGGGGCGTTTGCTGAAGAGCTGAGGTGGTGGGCTCTGCTTTCGCGGATTCTGTAGCTAAGGCTTGAGGGCAGCTGTGTGGCAGGAGAGGTGCACTCTTCCCTGTATGTGGGACACCTCCAGGGGAACCCCAAGGACGGCACGTGGGCAAAGATTTGCAAGCTCTTCGATGATGGTCACACCAAATGGACTGCCTCTGTCTGGGTGCTAAAGAAGCCCAAGGGGTGCCCGGTGCCCATCAGCCCAAGGGACGTTGCTTTTCCGGGCTCTCGGAGGACCAAGCTGTTACCAAACCGactcttgcctttttttgcagCAGGCCCAGTCGGGGCCAGCTCATGCTGCCTGTCCCTCCTGGCACCACGCTCTGAGCTGCCAAGAACCTCTCCTCCAAGCCCAGTGCGAGAGCAAAATGCCGACTTCTCTCAGTCGCAGCGCTCCAGGGTGTAGCGAGAGCTGCAGCGAGTCCCCGCGTGTCTGCCGGAGCCATCACTGCCCGTGTCACACTGCCCATGGGCTTTCGAGAGAAGGGGCCACCTTCACAACTGCCTTGCATCAAGGAGCCACGCGAACTAGCCGTCTGTGCCGCTGCCGCCGTGAAGCTTTCTGATTTTGATGGGTTTTGATGACGGTTTCTGTGGGGAAAATCTGTTTTTGTCTGTAGTAAGAAAGGGGTGACTTGAGTTTACATAATTTATGTCAGGAAACATTTTGTCTTTATTGTAcatagaagagaaaaaatggTGTTCATATGCAGGACATACTTTGATGGTGATTTAAGTGATTCTCCCTGGAATTCACACCAATCCCCTGGCTTCTTGAATGAGCcactttgaaaagcagaaaagaaggcagcaaacaGATAACAGCATAAAAAGTCAGCGTGACATCTGTCTTGCATTTAAGCTTATGTTTCGCTTTCCGATCTGTGAAGTTTTCAGGCACAGAATGACTAAATTTGAACAAGTTCATATCATGCCTTGTATCATCCTATACATCAGGTTGTTTACCCACTATTTTACAGGCAAGTAATTTCAATATTGACAGATTGGCCAAAGGCCAATTTTTATTTGCTGCCATTAgcatatttttactgtttctgtgcTTACAAAGGAACCAGAATGTTCCCTGGCAGTCAAGGCTCATAAGTATGCAAATCATGATCTGTGCTTATAGGCTCGCTCTTTTTTGGTACGTGAATCAGTATGCCAGTTTGGCACTCCCCTTTCTGATCAGGGATAAACAGAGCTGCAGGGATTAGGGTGACAGATAATTTCTCctgaaaactgtatgggttttgaAACGTGCAGAATTGTGTTTAATCCCCATTACTCTGCACAGTAGATTTGCTACAGAAGCAGCTACTCACCAGAGGGCTATTACACGAGGGTCTGTGCCAGAATACGTGAATCCATGAGGCTTTCTACTTTCTTAAGGTCACTTTTAAGTTTATATCTCCAAGTGCTAAGAAAGAGCTTTGTATCTAACGATTTTTGGGCCTGAAAGATTTACAGTACTAATGGATAGGTATGAACCAAGAGCATGTGAAACAAGATCTTAGCACAATCAGTGACCGTGGGTAGCACGCATATATTTCTCAAGATCACATATTCTCTATCTGTGCACTCTCCTCAGTCACAACCATCTCAGTATGATGTAGCAGACCTCCTTAGTAGCTCACATCCCTTGAGCATCACCTCCAGACTACTCTTCCTTGTGTTGCTGAGCTCCGCCACACAAACCTGTGTGACTGCAGCATTGCTTTGGCATATAAGGGAAATGGCATCACCTTTCGTGTtccttcactgctgctttttaactgTGGGACCGCTATTCCCTTCCTTCAAAAGAGCTCTTTGAGAGTGGACATCAAAAAACACAGCAAGGCATTTAGACATTACAGCACTGGAGGTCACTGGAGTGCATAAACAGACAAAATTATACTGGAAGGTACTAAAGATCAAAAGGAAAACTTAAGACTCCTTTCACGTTGCAGGTATTTCTTTCTCTCAGCCTCAGCCAGTCCATCACATCTCGCTAGCCCTTCCTTATCTGCACCCGACTTCTCTCTCCTTACAGTAATAGCTACTGTTTAATTCCCAAGGTATAGCTCTTTTATCTCAACTAACTTATCTCCTTTGAGAGTATCAGCAAAAGGACTGCTAAGCGTCATCCCCGTTGAATGTAAACGAGAGTCTCTTCTT is a genomic window containing:
- the LOC141465403 gene encoding inositol 1,4,5-trisphosphate receptor-interacting protein-like 1; translated protein: MAATMVRALLVLSVFQLLSMAGNDLDEATRERMRLRAEETTQLRLLQLRSQEQSSSAWGALLFAALQQWQFWAVAGVLVLTFGLCWRLRKRSHQPESSCEEESSGSSTEDEEEESEGEDSDDEGRLVKIFAKRIRGALLSTASKCRVAEDLVSDLLGVFQARLANSFFPVLGPAIGVGSAFEGWNPHGRDAVYRLLVPLKPPRGHSFQLELGTAEEMPAKNCVRVQLECTCMKDQRVENMLCFVHQPEEALSRNQDSSLLSSLCTGFYLDAQKIACWFQTLVSSAWGEMPQWHHYSMKVLTSCRSCKLQLTNTSEGSLVVEVMFGVQQGDSDIFLSSQATEAIFTPGTTWAESYAMAEAKFFRHMVKQAPQDTFHLKCLQLCASILVGRSFSTYTLKTVVMHLLNSMPPANWRRKEFLLRLQDIMWYLHSSLEEKRLDHFFFGNAKEGHAGGHHLAPILQAAKPLNLFQCLVQDPAAHATALRELEELQDRLTRLLFYGV